TGACAAGGTGGTGAATAAGGTACGTAATTCCCTGGGCAGTTGATTTTGTCATTTCTAATTGCTGGAATTGATGATCTTTTTTGATATCGTCCAGGGTGTTTTTATATATTCCAACTATCAGGGATGCAAAAAGAACTACAAAGACTACCGGTCCTAACACCAACCAGTATTTTTTATGCCTGCCGTAGCTGAGCCTTTGCATTTGCTGCCGCAATATATTTGCCGCAATATAATATGGGGAAACTTAAAGCGCTACGAAAAAATTAGGATATTAGGTCCATAAATCGGGTATGAACAGTCTCAACAGTCTGCAAAGGCGGCCATTTCTGAAGAATTCCTCTTAGTTTTCAACTGCTTCATGCCTGAAGGCAGGAAGTGTGAAAGTAAAAGTAGTACCTTTTCCCATGCGGCTTTCCACGCTAAGCTTTCCGCCGTTTTTTTCTGTAAGTTCCCTGCACAGAACCAGACCCAGTCCTGAACCGGTTTCTCCGTGAGTCCCCTTGGTACTCTGTGCAGAGTCTATGTCGAATATTTTTCTTGCAGCATCCTCTTGCATTCCGATGCCTGAATCTGCAACTGAAATCTCCAGAAATTCCGGTGTGGATTTTGAACTTACACGGATATAGCCGCCCACGCCTGTAAACTTGACGGCATTTGAAATAAGATTCCTCAGTATCGTTTCTACCATGTTTTGATCGGCATATGCCGCCTCAGAAACCTCAACCGCATTATCTATTGTAATTGATTTGTTGAGGGCTGCTGAGATGAAAAGGCCCTTGATACTTTCCACTTCATCATGGATATTCAGCTTCCCAAATTCCGGGTTAAGCCTCCCGCTCTGAAGTAAAGACCACTCGAGAAGATTGTTTACAAGATTAAATATTTTTTTTGCCGACTGGTTGATTATTCCGGCATATTCGGAAACTTCTTCCTTAGTGAGGCTGGCTGAATTTTTTGCCAGTTCTTCTGAAATTCCCAGGAATCCGAAAAACGGGCTTCTCAGGTCATGAGCTAAAATGGAAAAGAACTTATCCTTAGTGGCATTCGAAACTTCAAGCTCATCATTCAGCCTTTTTAACTCTTCATGGTGGCGGCTGATCTCACGGTTTTTTTCTTCGAGGAGCAGATTGGTTTTCTTCTTTGACCTGTAGGCCGTAAATGTTCCAAGAGCAATAACGGTAACCAGAATGAAGCCCACAATCAGAGAGTTGCGGAGGGTTCTTTGAATTACATTATCTTTCTGCAGAAGAGCAATTTCCTTGTCCTTCTTTTCCGATTTGTACTGCATATCCATCTGTGCAAGCTTCTGCAGCGTCTGCGCCTTGTTAAGGCTGTCTTTATAATTATAATAAAGGTCCTGGATCTCGAAGGCTTTCTTAAAATTGCCCAATTTTGCATAGGCGGTACTGAGATGGAAATATGTCCTGATAAGTGCGCGTTTATCCTTAATCTCCTGCCTTATCTTAAAAGCCTTCAGAAAGTGGTCCAGCGCCAAAGGGTATTTCCCCTGAACTATGTAGATTTCCCCAAGGCTAGTCAGGGAAGCGGCAATGCCGCGCTTTTCCCCCAGATCTTTCCTCATCTGCAGCGCTTTTAAGAAGTAGCTTTCAGCCAGGTCATATTTCTCCAGCTGCCTGTATACCATGCCCAGGTTCTGGTAAGAGCCGGCAACTCCGATTTTATCATCAAGCTCCCTCTTAACCTTCAGTGCAAGCCTGTGGTATTTCAGAGATTCATTAAATTTCTTGGAGTCAAAATTTATCAGTCCCATCAGTTCATATGAATTTGCCATCCCGTATTTTTCATCTATTTTTTCTCTTATCCTCATTGCCTTAGAGCAGTATTCCAGGGCTTTCGGGTAATCTTTCAGTATATAATGAAGTGTTGCTACAAGGCTGTATGAAACCGAAAGCT
This genomic stretch from Ignavibacteria bacterium harbors:
- a CDS encoding tetratricopeptide repeat protein — translated: MKPTLTLLVMAVLSFTGSPMSAQVRPDSLEGLIKTKSGTEKIDVMLALADYYQNADPQKGIQTASQALKMSEELNYAKGKAVSYANLGEMYVNLSDFNSAMEYHRKALEIRKSSGDKHGIALSLNSIGGILEHLGNYDMAMKNYYQAIKIAEENSDTKELSVSYSLVATLHYILKDYPKALEYCSKAMRIREKIDEKYGMANSYELMGLINFDSKKFNESLKYHRLALKVKRELDDKIGVAGSYQNLGMVYRQLEKYDLAESYFLKALQMRKDLGEKRGIAASLTSLGEIYIVQGKYPLALDHFLKAFKIRQEIKDKRALIRTYFHLSTAYAKLGNFKKAFEIQDLYYNYKDSLNKAQTLQKLAQMDMQYKSEKKDKEIALLQKDNVIQRTLRNSLIVGFILVTVIALGTFTAYRSKKKTNLLLEEKNREISRHHEELKRLNDELEVSNATKDKFFSILAHDLRSPFFGFLGISEELAKNSASLTKEEVSEYAGIINQSAKKIFNLVNNLLEWSLLQSGRLNPEFGKLNIHDEVESIKGLFISAALNKSITIDNAVEVSEAAYADQNMVETILRNLISNAVKFTGVGGYIRVSSKSTPEFLEISVADSGIGMQEDAARKIFDIDSAQSTKGTHGETGSGLGLVLCRELTEKNGGKLSVESRMGKGTTFTFTLPAFRHEAVEN